The following coding sequences are from one Diospyros lotus cultivar Yz01 chromosome 7, ASM1463336v1, whole genome shotgun sequence window:
- the LOC127806062 gene encoding probable sulfate transporter 3.5 — protein MASPAESADQKVSFATPRSFATTFKAAVKETLFPDDPFHDFKNQTFSGKTKKAIQYFVPIFQWLPSYNLRLFRYDLLAGITIASLAIPQGISYAKLANVPPVIGLYSSFVPPLVYAVFGSSKHVAVGTVAACSLLISSTIGDKVSPNDNPDLYLRLVFTATFFAGLLQTAMGFLRLGILVDFLSHSAITGFMGGTAMLICLQQLKGMFGLKHFTTKTDVVSVLRSIFSNRKEWRGESVVVGIIFLVFLQVTRYFSKKKPKLFWVSAVAPMVVVVTGGLFAYLAHAEKHGIQIVGDLKKGLNPLSIKDLNFDAKYISAPLQAGIITAMVALAEGIAIGRSFAIMKNEQIDGNKEMIAIGLMNIVGSLTSCYLTTGPFSKTAVNFNAGCKTAMSNVVMSLCMMLTLLLLAHLFRYTPLVALSAIIMSAMFGLIKYKKAYHLFKTDKFDFCICMVAFFGVSFISMDIGLMLSIGLSILRALLYVARPASCKLGKVPNSTLYRDVEQYPGATELPGTIVVQLGSPIYFANCTYIRERILRWVRDEEDKENDIEHLLLDFGGVTSIDITGVETLVELLKNMEAREIKVGLVNPRLEVMEKLIVSKFVEKIGKENVFLSIEYAVEACRFALKRSKQVDTLRV, from the exons ATGGCAAGTCCAGCTGAATCCGCCGACCAGAAGGTGAGCTTCGCCACTCCAAGAAGCTTCGCCACCACATTCAAGGCGGCCGTCAAGGAGACTCTCTTCCCCGACGATCCGTTCCACGACTTCAAGAACCAGACATTTTCCGGTAAAACCAAGAAAGCAATCCAATACTTCGTCCCAATCTTCCAGTGGCTCCCCAGCTACAACCTTCGCCTGTTCCGGTACGATCTTCTGGCCGGAATCACCATCGCCAGCCTCGCCATTCCCCAAGGAATCAGCTACGCCAAGCTCGCCAACGTCCCTCCGGTCATCGGCCTCT ATTCAAGCTTTGTTCCTCCTCTTGTTTATGCCGTGTTTGGCAGCTCCAAGCATGTTGCTGTTGGAACAGTGGCGGCCTGTTCTTTGCTTATATCATCGACGATCGGAGACAAAGTGTCGCCAAATGATAATCCGGACTTGTATCTTCGCCTGGTTTTCACGGCCACCTTCTTCGCAGGTCTCCTTCAAACGGCCATGGGCTTTTTGAG GCTTGGAATATTGGTGGATTTCTTATCGCATTCGGCGATCACCGGATTCATGGGCGGCACCGCCATGCTGATCTGCCTGCAACAGCTGAAGGGCATGTTTGGATTGAAACATTTCACCACCAAAACTGACGTAGTTTCGGTTTTACGTTCAATCTTCAGCAACAGAAAGGAG TGGCGAGGAGAGAGCGTGGTCGTGGGTATAATTTTCTTGGTATTTCTCCAAGTCACGAGATATTTT TCAAAAAAGAAACCAAAGCTATTTTGGGTATCCGCAGTAGCTccgatggtggtggtggttacCGGTGGCCTCTTTGCCTACTTAGCTCATGCCGAGAAGCATGGAATTCAAATT GTTGGTGACCTGAAAAAAGGGTTGAATCCCCTTTCCATTAAGGACCTAAACTTTGACGCTAAGTACATATCAGCCCCTCTGCAAGCTGGGATCATCACGGCCATGGTGGCTCTTGCT GAGGGAATAGCAATTGGAAGGAGCTTTGCCATAATGAAGAATGAACAGATTGATGGGAACAAGGAGATGATTGCCATCGGTTTGATGAACATAGTCGGCTCCCTCACTTCTTGTTACTTGACTACAG GGCCATTCTCTAAAACCGCTGTCAACTTCAACGCTGGGTGCAAGACAGCAATGTCGAACGTGGTGATGTCCCTCTGCATGATGCTCACCCTTCTCTTGCTAGCTCATCTCTTTCGCTACACCCCTCTCGTCGCCCTTTCCGCCATTATCATGTCAGCTATGTTCGGCTTGATCAAGTACAAGAAGGCCTATCACCTCTTCAAGACTGACAAATTCGATTTCTGCATCTGCATGGTCGCTTTCTTTGGCGTCTCCTTCATTAGCATGGACATTGGCCTCATGTTATCC ATTGGGCTTTCCATCCTTAGAGCCCTACTGTATGTGGCAAGGCCTGCTAGCTGCAAACTAGGGAAGGTACCAAACTCAACATTATATCGCGACGTCGAGCAATATCCTGGCGCAACCGAGCTGCCGGGAACCATTGTTGTGCAACTCGGTTCCCCTATTTACTTTGCAAACTGCACTTACATTAGAGAAAg AATTTTGAGGTGGGTTAGAGATGAAGAGGATAAAGAGAATGACATTGAGCATCTTTTGTTGGATTTCGGAG GAGTTACATCCATTGACATAACTGGGGTGGAAACCCTAGTTGAGCTCTTAAAAAATATGGAAGCAAGAGAGATTAAG GTGGGTTTAGTGAACCCTAGGCTTGAGGTCATGGAGAAGTTGATAGTATCAAAATTCGTAgagaaaattggaaaagaaaatgtattCTTATCAATCGAATATGCAGTAGAGGCATGCAGATTTGCACTCAAAAGATCAAAACAAGTTGATACGTTAAGGGTGTAA